The genomic region GGTGACTTCCTGTTTGCGGATGTATTCCAAACGCGGAGAAGAAGAAGCGGACGCGAAAAGTTTTTCCTTAAATTCCCGTTCGGTCGAAGTGGAAACCAAGAACGTGTTTCCTCTCGAATCTTCTCCGATGGATTGGATCTTGTTCGCATCGACTCCGGGAAAAGAGGAAAGAAATTTTTTACCGGAATCCGCGTCGGCTCCCGAAAGAGTGACTTCCAAACCGGAAAGTTTTTCCATTTCCTCTTCGAGTTGTTTTCTATCTCTTTGATAAACCATTCTCCCCTTGTGTAAGAATAGGAAACGGTTGCAGGTTTTATAAACTTCGGGAAGAATATGACTCGATAAAAGAATCGTATGTCCTTCCCTCAAAGAGTGAATGAGATTTCTGATCTCGACGATTTGTTTCGGATCGAGTCCCGAAACTGGTTCGTCGAGAATGATGATTCTCGGATTTCCGAGAAGAGCCTGCGCGATTCCGACTCTTTTGCGAAATCCCAGCGAAAGAGTTTCGATATTACTTTTGCGAACGTCGGTGAGAAACGTTCTTTCGCAAACTCTCGAAATTTCCGAGTCGATCGATTCGGCGGGAACCTGTTTGATTCTCGCAGCGAACTTGAGATAATCCTCGACGGAAAGTTCGGGATATAACGGAGGAGTTTCGGGAAGATAACCGATCTTCTTTTTTACTTCGAGAGGATTTTCGAAAGTGTTGATTCCGTCGATCTCGCAGATCCCGTCGGACGCGATCAGATATCCGGTAAGAATTCGAATCGTGGTCGTTTTTCCGGCCCCGTTCAAACCGAGAAGTCCGACGATCTCGCCTTCTCCCAACTCAAAATTCAGACGGTCTATAGCGAGTTTCTTGCCATAGAATTTGGATAGATTTTTGACTTTGATCATCTTTGTTAAAACTGTTATCGGGACATTCGAAGTTTCTAAGATATTTCGAGGTCCGACACGGTGGATTTTCGAATTCTACTCGAACGTAGGATTCAAGACAAAATGGAAAAAATTTTACGAGCTCGGGTCAACCCTTTTCCGAAGAACCGTTAACGTAGGCGTTTCAAGGAAGCAAAAAAAACGCGCCCCGTGGAGAACGCGTTCCAAAAAAGTGCCTCTACCGAAAAATGGATTCGGATAGCGAAGAGCGAAAACTTAGTTTTGAGAAGGACCGTAGATCTGTTCGATTTCTTTCGAATATTTTTCGGCGATCAAAAACCGTTTGAGGGAAAGTTTGGCGGTCAGTTCCTCCCCTTTTTCCCATTGACGATCCAGAAGACTAAAACCTCCGATTCTTTCGA from Leptospira kmetyi serovar Malaysia str. Bejo-Iso9 harbors:
- a CDS encoding ABC transporter ATP-binding protein, which translates into the protein MIKVKNLSKFYGKKLAIDRLNFELGEGEIVGLLGLNGAGKTTTIRILTGYLIASDGICEIDGINTFENPLEVKKKIGYLPETPPLYPELSVEDYLKFAARIKQVPAESIDSEISRVCERTFLTDVRKSNIETLSLGFRKRVGIAQALLGNPRIIILDEPVSGLDPKQIVEIRNLIHSLREGHTILLSSHILPEVYKTCNRFLFLHKGRMVYQRDRKQLEEEMEKLSGLEVTLSGADADSGKKFLSSFPGVDANKIQSIGEDSRGNTFLVSTSTEREFKEKLFASASSSPRLEYIRKQEVTLEQIFMNQV